In Aequorivita sp. H23M31, a single window of DNA contains:
- a CDS encoding tRNA1(Val) (adenine(37)-N6)-methyltransferase has protein sequence MKIGTDGVLLGAWTSIKDNPFSVLDIGAGTGIIALQLAQRSNAQMIDAIEIDQNAYEQCVNNFENSSWGDRLFCYHASLKEFVEEFDDKYDIIISNPPFYSEDYKSSNDSRDIARFTDSLPFNELIESASLLLSDEGIFAVIVPRKEEDRFINMASKVNLFPNRICRVRGNETSEEKRSLLEFSFENISPKLEYLTIETSRHNYTEAYKKLVSDFYIKM, from the coding sequence ATGAAAATTGGCACCGACGGCGTTCTGCTGGGGGCGTGGACTTCTATAAAGGACAATCCCTTTTCAGTATTGGATATTGGCGCTGGAACGGGAATAATTGCTTTACAGTTGGCCCAACGCTCAAATGCTCAAATGATCGACGCCATAGAGATAGACCAGAATGCTTACGAGCAATGTGTGAATAATTTTGAAAACTCATCCTGGGGTGATCGTCTTTTCTGTTATCACGCGTCCTTAAAGGAATTTGTGGAAGAATTTGATGATAAATATGATATAATTATTTCCAATCCTCCGTTCTATTCTGAAGATTATAAATCTTCAAATGATTCCCGGGATATTGCACGCTTCACCGATTCCCTTCCTTTTAACGAATTAATTGAAAGTGCATCCTTACTACTTTCAGATGAAGGAATTTTTGCCGTAATAGTACCGCGAAAGGAAGAAGATAGATTTATAAATATGGCTTCTAAAGTGAACCTATTTCCTAATAGAATCTGCAGAGTCCGTGGAAATGAAACTTCTGAAGAAAAAAGAAGTCTTTTAGAATTTTCATTTGAAAACATCTCTCCAAAACTTGAATATCTAACCATTGAAACTTCCCGTCATAATTATACAGAAGCGTATAAAAAGTTGGTCAGTGATTTTTACATAAAGATGTAA